From Sediminitomix flava, the proteins below share one genomic window:
- a CDS encoding DnaJ C-terminal domain-containing protein, producing MENKDYYQILGVSKDATSDQIKKKYRKLASKYHPDVSKDKDAEHKFKEVGEAYEVLKDPEKRKAYDQYGENWETAKEQEQYQQQYHQNHDFGGFSQGGFDFGGSGDFNDIFENLFGGRANAHSQRRSHKGEDINASITIPLSDAYKSSTRQITFQSSFVDNKGRISNRPTTLNVKIPTGLHNGKKIRLKGKGEPGYNGGDSGDLYLKVNYQETENYHVEDGDVYMSFPIAPWEAALGESVSISIPDGSNIKLKIPNGTQSGKKLRLKGKGIPSQTPGDLYVILKVIIPSADDDKVKKVYEDMKSLDFNPRENYKAF from the coding sequence TTGGAAAATAAAGACTATTATCAAATACTTGGTGTAAGTAAAGATGCTACCTCAGACCAGATTAAAAAGAAATACAGAAAACTGGCAAGTAAATATCATCCTGATGTAAGTAAGGATAAAGATGCTGAACATAAATTCAAAGAAGTCGGAGAAGCATATGAAGTACTGAAAGATCCCGAAAAAAGGAAAGCATACGACCAATATGGTGAAAATTGGGAAACTGCAAAAGAGCAAGAACAGTATCAACAACAATATCACCAAAACCATGACTTTGGCGGGTTTTCACAAGGGGGCTTTGATTTTGGAGGAAGTGGTGATTTCAATGATATCTTTGAAAATCTATTTGGTGGTAGAGCTAATGCGCACTCCCAAAGAAGAAGTCATAAAGGAGAAGATATAAATGCTTCTATTACAATTCCTTTATCAGATGCTTACAAAAGTTCTACAAGGCAAATTACTTTTCAATCATCGTTTGTAGACAATAAAGGACGTATATCAAATAGACCTACTACGCTCAATGTGAAAATACCTACAGGTTTACACAATGGGAAAAAGATTAGACTTAAAGGAAAAGGAGAGCCGGGTTATAATGGGGGTGATTCAGGAGATCTATATTTAAAAGTAAATTATCAAGAAACGGAAAATTATCATGTAGAGGACGGTGATGTTTACATGAGTTTTCCTATCGCTCCATGGGAGGCTGCGCTTGGTGAATCTGTTTCTATCTCAATTCCAGATGGTAGCAATATTAAACTGAAAATTCCTAATGGAACTCAAAGTGGCAAAAAATTGAGACTAAAAGGGAAAGGTATTCCATCTCAAACACCAGGTGATCTTTATGTGATTTTGAAAGTCATAATACCATCTGCTGATGATGATAAAGTTAAAAAGGTGTATGAAGATATGAAGTCGCTAGATTTTAATCCACGTGAAAACTATAAAGCATTCTAA
- a CDS encoding chaperone modulator CbpM, with amino-acid sequence MKYEIVKIVEAQVENDENKLLTLLDLCKHSRLSETDVLEYINEGIIDFEPTSTKSMRFSYETSERIMKANRLKRDLELNFSGLSLALQLLDKIEDLENRLKRFRY; translated from the coding sequence ATGAAATATGAAATTGTAAAAATAGTTGAAGCTCAAGTTGAGAACGATGAAAATAAGCTTTTAACCTTGCTTGATTTATGTAAGCATAGCCGTCTGAGCGAAACAGATGTGTTAGAATATATCAATGAGGGAATCATAGATTTTGAACCTACATCAACTAAGAGCATGAGATTTTCATATGAAACTTCTGAAAGAATTATGAAGGCAAACCGCCTTAAAAGAGATCTAGAACTAAACTTTTCAGGATTGTCTCTTGCGTTGCAGCTGTTGGATAAAATTGAAGACTTAGAGAATAGATTAAAAAGGTTTAGATACTAA
- a CDS encoding linear amide C-N hydrolase, with protein sequence MCTRILYKTGREQFVTGRGMDWNDPNLVSNLWVFPKGLKRDGGTGENAITWTSKYGSVGVSFYDVANSDGINEKGFVVNALYLAEAEYGDVAERGKPTLSIGAWAQYFIDNYATVAEAVEDMQDDPFTVVAPLLPNGRPASVHLSISDPSGDSAIFEYVEGELTIHHSKDHLVMTNSPLYDDQLAIERYWKLIGGNRMLPGTINAADRFVRASYFLESSPKYEDTQMAISSVFSQMRSIGVPLGMADPDHPNISATLWRTIYDHENNIMYYESAQRPYIFWVDLSKVDLSEGADVMKLETATSEELAGDVSGMFSKSEPFSFLA encoded by the coding sequence ATGTGTACAAGAATTTTATATAAAACAGGTAGAGAGCAATTTGTAACTGGACGCGGAATGGATTGGAACGATCCAAATTTGGTATCTAATTTATGGGTGTTTCCTAAAGGTTTAAAACGTGATGGTGGAACAGGTGAAAATGCAATAACTTGGACTTCTAAATATGGCTCAGTTGGGGTAAGTTTCTACGATGTAGCTAATTCAGATGGTATAAATGAAAAAGGTTTTGTTGTTAATGCACTTTATCTAGCAGAGGCAGAATATGGGGATGTTGCCGAACGAGGAAAACCTACCTTATCTATTGGTGCTTGGGCACAGTATTTTATTGATAATTATGCCACAGTAGCAGAAGCTGTAGAGGATATGCAAGATGATCCTTTTACCGTAGTGGCTCCTCTATTACCAAATGGTAGACCAGCTTCCGTTCACTTATCTATCTCAGACCCTAGTGGAGATTCGGCAATCTTCGAATATGTAGAGGGAGAATTAACAATACACCACAGTAAAGATCATTTAGTGATGACAAACTCACCTTTGTATGATGATCAATTGGCGATTGAAAGATATTGGAAACTAATTGGGGGAAACAGAATGCTTCCTGGGACAATTAATGCTGCTGATCGTTTTGTCAGAGCAAGTTATTTCCTAGAGAGTTCTCCAAAATATGAAGATACCCAAATGGCAATTTCATCAGTATTCTCTCAAATGCGTTCTATTGGCGTTCCTCTAGGAATGGCAGATCCAGATCATCCAAATATCTCTGCAACATTGTGGAGAACAATTTATGATCATGAGAACAATATTATGTACTATGAATCTGCACAGAGACCATACATTTTTTGGGTAGACCTATCTAAGGTTGATCTCTCAGAAGGAGCCGATGTGATGAAATTGGAAACGGCAACTTCAGAGGAACTTGCAGGAGATGTTTCTGGAATGTTTAGTAAATCAGAGCCTTTTAGTTTCTTGGCCTAA
- a CDS encoding C45 family autoproteolytic acyltransferase/hydolase: MKLVNESGLGKLFDANGFPVVVLEGTSYEMGYQYGALMVEHMQRIWDVIVQPNINSGALDAEGIEMWHKRAYDTCSTRTRLWFDGVAAGAGWRIENVCMLDHIFEYLIYQMKLHSFAGCTSIAAWGKNSEDGNVYIGRNLDWGPDFNKFAQVLTVRKPTDGSYKSASLSWPGISCAVSSLNEKGVYLDVHDGTSMGGSLVYKDRPSLMNLLQDIMNDAPTKDSLVSRLNGMNNSLSLILTVGDETSVESVECSSLGGNRLRSAQGESYVVVNSFLEKSWGLGQRETVSNSLRRYSNMTDRLAENEGKINASLTRDLMDLRLFNEDGSFSVGCTKPTKQDADLTNHQIVTDVANRKIWLKIPVPEYFIEWTEIDLNELWK; this comes from the coding sequence ATGAAACTAGTAAACGAATCAGGATTAGGGAAATTATTCGATGCAAATGGTTTTCCAGTAGTAGTACTTGAAGGAACATCTTACGAAATGGGCTATCAGTATGGTGCTCTTATGGTAGAACATATGCAAAGAATTTGGGATGTTATTGTTCAGCCGAATATAAATTCTGGAGCATTAGATGCGGAAGGAATTGAAATGTGGCATAAACGTGCATATGATACTTGTTCAACAAGAACACGTCTTTGGTTTGATGGTGTAGCAGCAGGGGCAGGTTGGCGTATTGAGAACGTTTGTATGCTCGATCATATATTTGAATACCTTATTTATCAAATGAAATTACATTCATTTGCAGGATGTACTTCCATTGCAGCTTGGGGTAAGAATTCAGAAGATGGTAATGTATATATTGGTCGTAACCTAGACTGGGGACCAGATTTCAATAAATTTGCACAGGTTCTTACGGTTCGTAAACCTACAGATGGTTCTTATAAGTCTGCAAGTTTGTCATGGCCGGGTATTTCATGTGCGGTTTCTTCTCTAAATGAGAAAGGTGTTTACCTTGATGTCCATGATGGTACAAGTATGGGTGGTTCATTGGTTTATAAAGATCGTCCATCTTTAATGAACCTTCTACAAGATATTATGAATGATGCTCCTACAAAAGATTCATTGGTTTCTCGCCTAAATGGTATGAATAATAGCTTATCATTAATCCTTACGGTTGGAGATGAGACTTCGGTTGAGTCAGTAGAGTGTTCGTCGTTAGGCGGTAATAGATTAAGATCAGCACAAGGGGAAAGTTATGTGGTTGTAAACTCATTCCTTGAAAAAAGTTGGGGACTTGGTCAAAGAGAAACAGTTAGTAATTCACTAAGAAGATATAGTAACATGACTGACCGACTTGCTGAAAATGAAGGTAAAATAAATGCCTCACTGACAAGAGATTTGATGGATTTGAGACTCTTCAATGAAGATGGAAGTTTCTCAGTTGGTTGTACTAAACCAACAAAACAAGATGCTGATTTAACGAACCACCAGATCGTTACTGATGTAGCAAATCGAAAAATATGGTTGAAAATTCCTGTACCAGAATATTTTATTGAATGGACAGAAATTGATCTTAACGAACTTTGGAAATAA
- a CDS encoding amidohydrolase: MKKFILAPFLMGLFGLASAQDSEEKVLNAVSIQTETIEEVSQTLWDLSEISLHEKQSSEYLMEVLSDNGFKIVESGVAGVPTAFIAEYGSGEPKLGIMLEYDALPGLGNKAVPEKESREDGVTAGHGCGHNLIGAGAMGAALALKEMMVENGTPGTLRVYGGASEETEGAKVYMAREGKFDDLDAMLHWHPTEYNAVINVRSSAQQQIYIDFKGKTAHAGDSPWLGRSALDAAELFLSGVNYMREHVKPTARIHYVIRNGGQSPNIVPDEATVQLTFREENRADVEAGVAWLEEIAEGAALMTQTKSYFMPYFGMYDLLPNTPLADRMQKYLELVGAPEFTDEEQKFATDLQESAEVEPTGMTDCVLPLLNEPTAGGSTDVGDISWIVPTMGLSISSIPQNIGLHTWMATASHGTSIGKKAAVTTSKVLALVGWDILTDPEFRKQTKEDFMKRTEGFEYKSPLPDFIKEPVTLPDVDRKHGSSSEFKEIIFKEMDEKK, encoded by the coding sequence ATGAAAAAATTTATATTGGCACCATTCCTCATGGGGCTTTTTGGCCTTGCATCTGCACAAGACTCAGAGGAGAAGGTATTAAATGCGGTCTCAATTCAAACAGAGACAATTGAAGAGGTTTCTCAAACACTTTGGGACCTTTCAGAGATTTCACTTCATGAAAAGCAGTCCTCAGAATATCTGATGGAAGTTTTATCTGATAACGGTTTTAAGATTGTAGAATCTGGAGTAGCAGGAGTGCCTACTGCTTTTATCGCAGAATATGGTTCTGGAGAACCAAAACTAGGAATTATGCTAGAATATGATGCACTTCCTGGGCTTGGAAATAAAGCTGTGCCAGAAAAGGAATCAAGAGAAGATGGAGTTACAGCGGGACATGGTTGCGGTCATAACCTAATTGGAGCTGGAGCAATGGGAGCGGCGCTAGCCTTAAAAGAAATGATGGTCGAAAATGGAACTCCAGGTACTTTACGAGTTTATGGTGGAGCTTCAGAAGAAACTGAAGGAGCCAAAGTTTATATGGCACGTGAAGGGAAGTTTGATGATCTAGATGCAATGCTCCATTGGCACCCTACAGAATATAATGCAGTGATTAACGTGCGTTCATCAGCTCAACAGCAAATTTATATTGATTTCAAAGGGAAAACAGCTCATGCTGGAGATTCTCCTTGGTTAGGACGTAGTGCTTTAGATGCCGCAGAATTATTCCTTAGTGGAGTGAATTACATGAGGGAGCATGTAAAACCTACAGCACGCATTCACTATGTAATTAGAAACGGAGGACAGTCTCCAAACATTGTCCCAGATGAAGCTACAGTTCAACTTACCTTCCGTGAGGAAAATAGAGCTGATGTTGAAGCTGGTGTAGCATGGTTGGAAGAAATAGCAGAAGGAGCAGCCCTTATGACGCAAACAAAGTCGTATTTTATGCCATATTTTGGAATGTATGATTTGTTACCTAACACACCACTAGCCGATAGAATGCAAAAATATCTAGAGTTGGTAGGCGCTCCTGAGTTTACAGATGAAGAACAAAAATTTGCGACTGATTTACAGGAATCTGCTGAAGTTGAGCCTACAGGTATGACTGATTGTGTTTTACCGCTTCTAAATGAACCTACTGCAGGAGGTAGTACTGATGTTGGTGATATTAGCTGGATTGTTCCTACCATGGGACTTTCAATATCGAGTATTCCTCAAAACATTGGTTTACATACTTGGATGGCAACTGCAAGTCATGGTACATCAATTGGGAAGAAGGCTGCAGTAACAACATCTAAAGTTCTTGCTTTGGTAGGTTGGGATATCTTGACTGACCCTGAGTTTAGAAAGCAGACGAAGGAAGACTTTATGAAACGCACAGAAGGATTTGAATATAAATCTCCTCTGCCAGATTTCATAAAAGAGCCAGTGACTTTGCCTGACGTTGACCGAAAACATGGAAGTAGCTCAGAGTTTAAGGAGATAATCTTTAAAGAAATGGATGAAAAAAAGTAA
- a CDS encoding GNAT family N-acetyltransferase, which yields MEYKFLNQVSIETVQQCMQDSFADYELDMSYMTVDVMKHRNTICRNAPECSVGAFDNGKMVGFLNVGIDYLNDELVAFDGGTGVVKAFRGKGIAGKMFEKSLLSIKEKGIHSFYLEVLQSNEAAIKAYEKEGFRIVQNFKCYNISVSDFKGKINELDNLAIKSIPLEEIGKYWHFITKPVSWEHMFSGLQAVEKDLNIYAAFHNHDCIGFIVYSKVLCWITAIGIHPNYTNQKVLVEQLLGKLFSTIQPSRPKISLNNLEEADQLNDIIVSLGFENTVDQYEMMTSI from the coding sequence ATGGAATACAAATTTCTAAATCAGGTGTCTATCGAAACTGTCCAACAGTGTATGCAAGATTCATTTGCTGATTATGAGCTGGATATGAGTTATATGACAGTTGATGTGATGAAACACCGAAATACAATTTGTCGAAATGCTCCTGAATGTTCAGTTGGGGCATTTGATAATGGTAAAATGGTAGGCTTCTTAAATGTTGGAATAGATTATCTTAATGATGAATTGGTTGCTTTTGATGGAGGTACTGGTGTCGTAAAGGCATTCAGAGGAAAAGGCATAGCTGGAAAAATGTTTGAGAAGTCACTTTTGAGTATTAAAGAAAAGGGAATTCATTCATTTTACTTAGAAGTTCTGCAGTCTAATGAAGCGGCGATCAAAGCCTATGAAAAAGAAGGGTTTCGTATTGTTCAAAATTTTAAATGTTACAATATTTCTGTCTCCGACTTCAAGGGAAAAATCAATGAGTTAGACAACCTTGCTATAAAGTCTATTCCACTCGAAGAAATAGGTAAATATTGGCATTTTATAACTAAGCCTGTAAGTTGGGAACATATGTTTTCTGGATTACAAGCTGTTGAAAAAGATTTAAATATCTATGCCGCTTTTCATAATCATGATTGTATCGGTTTTATCGTATACTCAAAAGTTCTTTGCTGGATTACCGCTATTGGCATTCATCCCAACTATACAAATCAAAAAGTATTAGTTGAACAATTGCTTGGAAAATTATTCAGTACAATTCAACCTTCTAGACCTAAAATTAGTCTTAATAATCTTGAAGAAGCTGATCAACTAAATGATATAATTGTAAGCTTAGGATTTGAAAATACAGTCGATCAGTATGAAATGATGACTTCAATTTAA
- a CDS encoding trimeric intracellular cation channel family protein: METQLTTSILAIMYFGDVVFAISGALTAARYKMDFLGFVLIGTITGIGGGTTRDLLLGRTVWWTQDPLELILCIVFSLITYFWITTDITRKKAMIWSDTLGLAAFSVVGCHIALAFGAPFIIAVFMGMVTATGGGVIRDVITNQTPMIMRGQLYASAALLGSLSYATLMYFELTEIHAEIIALLLALSLRTLAVVYDIQMGPPGEFLRIGKKESK; encoded by the coding sequence ATGGAAACTCAACTTACGACAAGTATATTGGCCATAATGTATTTTGGAGATGTAGTTTTTGCAATTAGTGGTGCTTTAACTGCAGCTCGTTATAAAATGGACTTTTTAGGATTTGTTTTAATCGGTACCATAACCGGAATAGGTGGAGGAACAACACGAGATTTATTATTAGGGAGAACAGTTTGGTGGACTCAAGACCCCTTAGAGCTTATTTTATGTATCGTATTTTCTCTGATTACATATTTTTGGATAACGACTGACATTACTCGTAAAAAAGCAATGATTTGGTCAGACACCTTAGGATTAGCAGCTTTTTCAGTAGTCGGTTGTCATATTGCATTAGCATTTGGAGCACCATTTATCATCGCTGTCTTTATGGGGATGGTCACGGCAACAGGAGGTGGTGTGATTAGGGATGTGATAACCAATCAAACGCCAATGATTATGAGAGGTCAATTGTATGCAAGTGCTGCGCTATTAGGATCTTTATCATATGCGACACTTATGTATTTTGAACTGACAGAAATTCATGCAGAAATCATTGCGCTCCTTTTAGCTTTATCGCTCCGTACTCTAGCAGTTGTATATGATATACAAATGGGACCTCCTGGTGAATTTCTCAGAATCGGAAAAAAAGAATCTAAATAG
- a CDS encoding tetratricopeptide repeat protein, whose protein sequence is MKFLNYLLLPLSLIAFHLTSCSNTKDKEEKVLEANAELSEQQEAIIEKYVVNGANKHPLYSQERQAILDKGLAEDSTIAYLWQQKAMPLFKQGKYEIGMDYIDKAVKYDRKRWQDYRAFIKCIFAKTYRDAISDFQDYKQRYGDGYVMDHTYDFYIGVSYLQLDEFQKAEEVFEADYQKQISAHDSTWLHPVDLFYYGISKYELGKYQEANEIFDSALKIYPEFSDVQYYKAFCLVKLERLDNAKQVYQEAQTNGSNGYTLNEDNAIYERYPYQVRW, encoded by the coding sequence ATGAAATTTTTAAACTATTTATTGCTCCCTCTATCATTAATTGCTTTTCACCTTACTAGTTGTAGCAATACTAAAGACAAAGAAGAGAAAGTACTAGAAGCTAATGCAGAATTGAGCGAACAACAAGAAGCTATTATTGAAAAATATGTCGTAAATGGAGCTAATAAACATCCATTATATTCTCAAGAAAGGCAAGCGATATTAGACAAAGGATTAGCAGAAGATTCCACTATTGCATACTTATGGCAACAAAAAGCCATGCCATTATTCAAGCAAGGAAAATATGAAATAGGTATGGATTATATAGATAAGGCGGTAAAGTATGACAGAAAACGTTGGCAAGACTATCGTGCTTTTATTAAATGCATTTTTGCCAAAACTTATAGAGATGCTATTTCTGATTTTCAAGACTATAAACAACGCTATGGCGATGGTTACGTCATGGATCATACCTATGATTTTTACATTGGTGTATCGTATCTACAACTTGATGAATTTCAGAAAGCCGAAGAAGTCTTCGAAGCTGACTACCAAAAACAAATTTCAGCACATGATTCGACTTGGCTACATCCCGTTGACCTTTTTTATTATGGGATAAGCAAATATGAATTAGGTAAGTATCAAGAAGCCAACGAAATCTTTGATTCAGCCTTAAAAATCTACCCTGAATTTTCTGATGTTCAATATTACAAAGCCTTTTGTTTAGTTAAACTAGAAAGATTGGATAATGCTAAACAAGTATATCAAGAAGCACAGACTAATGGCTCAAATGGATATACTTTAAATGAAGACAATGCTATTTATGAAAGATATCCTTATCAAGTAAGGTGGTAG
- a CDS encoding HdeD family acid-resistance protein — protein sequence MMNKATKYWWAFFLKGLILILLSIFVFQHPLDALLALGLYIGLSTTFMGAVYIMGFLSGVKNSPNWWFLLAGLLDIVFGYVILTSPFITASVLPFVVGIWIIVSGILAIVEAFQSKKENGNPWWLNLLSGIISIFLGFIITNDLLAGTIAITVLMACALISSGILNMALGYKLRKQKSDDDR from the coding sequence ATGATGAATAAAGCAACTAAATATTGGTGGGCCTTTTTTCTCAAAGGGCTTATTCTAATTCTTCTTTCAATTTTCGTATTCCAACACCCTCTTGATGCCTTATTAGCTTTAGGGCTATATATAGGACTTAGTACTACATTTATGGGAGCTGTGTATATTATGGGGTTCCTTTCTGGTGTCAAAAACTCACCGAATTGGTGGTTTCTTCTTGCCGGTCTTTTAGATATTGTATTTGGTTATGTTATTCTAACCAGTCCTTTTATTACAGCATCGGTATTGCCTTTTGTAGTCGGGATTTGGATTATTGTGTCTGGTATCTTGGCTATAGTAGAGGCCTTTCAAAGTAAAAAAGAAAATGGTAATCCATGGTGGTTGAATTTATTAAGTGGTATCATTTCCATTTTTCTGGGATTCATCATCACCAATGATTTATTGGCAGGGACGATAGCCATAACTGTATTGATGGCTTGTGCACTCATTTCATCAGGTATTTTAAATATGGCATTAGGGTATAAATTAAGAAAACAAAAATCAGATGATGATCGATAA
- a CDS encoding nucleotide exchange factor GrpE, whose product MMIDNQNKFNNEGSTFQMNEPKLVEKELADLAIELYESQQKILRLRAEMENQKKRLEKEKERVKEMAAFSFISSILPVKDSMEKGIDITYMEDENIKAEDLFKGMTTTLRVLNNAFEQAGIQEINPIGEFFDPEMHEAMTVRKVDGVSPNKVIMVYQKGYMLHGRLIRPARVQVSTL is encoded by the coding sequence ATGATGATCGATAATCAAAATAAATTCAATAATGAAGGTTCAACTTTTCAGATGAATGAGCCTAAGCTAGTGGAAAAGGAGTTGGCTGACTTAGCTATTGAACTTTATGAGTCGCAACAAAAAATATTGCGATTAAGAGCTGAAATGGAAAACCAAAAGAAAAGGCTAGAAAAGGAAAAAGAAAGAGTTAAAGAAATGGCTGCTTTTAGTTTTATTTCTAGTATCCTTCCTGTGAAAGACAGTATGGAGAAAGGCATTGATATTACTTATATGGAAGATGAGAATATAAAAGCTGAAGATTTATTCAAAGGAATGACAACGACTCTCAGAGTACTAAATAATGCATTTGAGCAAGCTGGGATTCAAGAAATAAACCCAATAGGAGAATTCTTTGACCCAGAAATGCATGAGGCTATGACTGTAAGGAAAGTTGATGGTGTCTCTCCAAATAAAGTGATTATGGTTTACCAAAAAGGCTATATGCTTCATGGACGATTAATAAGACCCGCCCGTGTACAAGTCTCAACGTTATAA
- a CDS encoding serine hydrolase domain-containing protein has translation MNETGEPEMKEKKETTQVFTSGITEQTTPLSKTKKNLSWQEIKTIKDRYNTTNWQSAGDDGVYINSHLNEFLNVDIAMPTHQEKQLKRNIKSELGNIKFKLQDGTETPTLNEYLADDYNRVQGIIMAHKGKVIFESYPGMNPTDYHIWMSASKTTVGTLCILLEKEGKMDLEKPLPFYATALKGTAWDKVSVKNALNMATGLDLEETTAAFSDPNSWIEQFFATLFSKDAGNKWLDILKEVQPIEGEQAGERFRYSTAITQALTLAIQGATGESYKDVFNQKVWSQLGVSNPFMVGQTADGFAVAGGTVYTTIEDALKYAMMYTPSWDKVSTNQVITPEILERIRTLGDPRAYVACEEEAYSIEWTGERAERNSAQWDHVWADGAMFKHGNMHQGIYVDADRDFCAFVFSTCPNERSDKAPGFMRAVAKKVADK, from the coding sequence ATGAATGAAACGGGAGAGCCAGAAATGAAAGAAAAAAAAGAAACAACCCAAGTTTTTACGAGTGGTATAACTGAACAAACCACACCTTTATCTAAAACTAAAAAGAACTTATCTTGGCAAGAAATTAAAACAATCAAAGATCGTTACAATACCACGAATTGGCAATCAGCAGGCGATGATGGTGTATATATAAATTCACATTTAAATGAATTTCTAAATGTCGATATCGCCATGCCTACACATCAGGAAAAACAGCTGAAACGCAACATCAAATCTGAACTAGGTAATATCAAATTCAAATTGCAGGATGGTACAGAGACTCCAACCTTAAACGAATACCTAGCAGACGATTATAACCGAGTGCAAGGTATTATTATGGCTCACAAAGGTAAGGTCATCTTTGAATCATATCCTGGAATGAATCCAACGGATTATCACATTTGGATGTCTGCGTCAAAAACTACTGTAGGCACGCTTTGTATTCTTTTAGAGAAGGAAGGTAAAATGGATCTTGAAAAACCACTTCCATTTTATGCTACAGCGCTTAAAGGCACAGCTTGGGATAAAGTTTCTGTTAAAAATGCCCTTAATATGGCCACAGGTCTTGATCTAGAAGAAACTACAGCAGCTTTTTCAGACCCTAATAGTTGGATTGAGCAATTCTTTGCGACTCTATTTTCAAAAGATGCTGGAAACAAATGGTTAGATATTTTGAAAGAAGTTCAACCTATAGAAGGTGAACAAGCAGGAGAACGATTTAGATATTCTACAGCGATCACTCAAGCACTTACTTTAGCTATTCAAGGGGCGACGGGAGAATCTTACAAAGATGTATTTAATCAGAAAGTATGGTCTCAGTTAGGTGTAAGTAATCCATTTATGGTGGGACAGACAGCGGATGGTTTTGCAGTAGCTGGAGGAACCGTATATACAACCATAGAAGATGCCTTAAAGTACGCAATGATGTATACACCAAGTTGGGACAAGGTTTCAACCAATCAAGTGATTACTCCAGAGATTCTTGAAAGAATTAGAACTCTTGGAGATCCTAGAGCTTATGTAGCCTGTGAAGAAGAGGCTTACAGCATAGAATGGACAGGTGAAAGAGCTGAAAGAAACTCAGCACAATGGGATCATGTATGGGCTGATGGTGCTATGTTTAAACATGGTAATATGCATCAAGGAATTTATGTAGATGCTGATCGTGATTTCTGTGCATTTGTATTTTCAACATGCCCGAATGAGCGTTCAGATAAAGCTCCTGGCTTTATGAGAGCCGTAGCTAAAAAGGTTGCAGACAAATAA